One genomic segment of Sebastes fasciatus isolate fSebFas1 chromosome 17, fSebFas1.pri, whole genome shotgun sequence includes these proteins:
- the LOC141754506 gene encoding tubulin beta chain, with amino-acid sequence MREIVHIQAGQCGNQIGAKFWEVISDEHGIDPTGTYHGDSDLQLDRISVYYNEATGGKYVPRAILVDLEPGTMDSVRSGPFGQIFRPDNFVFGQSGAGNNWAKGHYTEGAELVDSVLDVVRKEAESCECLQGFQLTHSLGGGTGSGMGTLLISKIREEYPDRIMNTFSVVPSPKVSDTVVEPYNATLSVHQLVENTDETYCIDNEALYDICFRTLKLTTPTYGDLNHLVSATMSGVTTCLRFPGQLNADLRKLAVNMVPFPRLHFFMPGFAPLTSRGSQQYRALTVPELTQQVFDAKNMMAACDPRHGRYLTVAAVFRGRMSMKEVDEQMLHVQNKNSSYFVEWIPNNVKTAVCDIPPRGLKMAVTFIGNSTAIQELFKRISEQFTAMFRRKAFLHWYTGEGMDEMEFTEAESNMNDLVSEYQQYQDATAEEEGEFEQDVEEDA; translated from the exons ATGAGGGAAATCGTGCACATCCAGGCGGGCCAGTGTGGGAACCAGATTGGTGCAAAG ttcTGGGAGGTGATCAGCGATGAGCACGGCATCGACCCAACGGGAACCTACCACGGAGACAGCGACTTGCAGCTGGACAGGATCAGTGTGTATTACAACGAGGCCACTG gtgGGAAGTACGTGCCCAGAGCCATCCTAGTAGACCTGGAACCGGGCACCATGGACTCAGTCCGCTCTGGACCTTTTGGACAAATCTTCAGACCTGACAACTTCGTCTTTG GTCAAAGTGGAGCAGGAAACAACTGGGCCAAAGGTCACTACACAGAGGGGGCGGAGCTGGTGGACTCGGTCCTGGATGTGGTGAGAAAAGAGGCCGAGAGCTGCGAGTGTCTGCAGGGTTTCCAGCTCACGCACTCTCTGGGAGGAGGAACCGGCTCCGGCATGGGCACCCTGCTCATCAGCAAGATCCGGGAGGAGTACCCCGACCGCATCATGAATACCTTCAGCGTGGTACCCTCTCCTAAG GTATCGGACACCGTGGTTGAGCCGTACAACGCCACGCTGTCAGTCCACCAGCTGGTAGAAAACACAGACGAGACCTACTGCATCGACAACGAAGCCCTTTATGACATTTGCTTCCGCACTCTCAAACTCACCACGCCCACCTACGGCGACCTCAACCACCTGGTCTCGGCCACCATGAGCGGCGTGACCACCTGCCTGCGTTTCCCCGGCCAGCTGAACGCCGATCTGAGGAAACTGGCCGTCAACATGGTGCCCTTCCCCCGCCTCCACTTCTTCATGCCGGGCTTTGCCCCTCTGACCAGCAGGGGGAGCCAGCAGTACCGCGCCCTGACGGTGCCCGAGCTCACCCAGCAGGTGTTTGACGCCAAAAACATGATGGCCGCTTGCGACCCTCGCCACGGACGCTACCTGACGGTGGCCGCCGTGTTCCGCGGCCGCATGTCCATGAAGGAAGTGGACGAGCAGATGCTGCACGTCCAAAACAAGAACAGCAGCTACTTCGTGGAGTGGATCCCCAACAACGTCAAAACGGCCGTCTGCGACATCCCGCCGCGCGGCCTCAAGATGGCCGTCACCTTCATCGGCAACAGCACGGCCATCCAGGAGCTGTTCAAACGCATCTCTGAGCAGTTCACCGCCATGTTCCGCCGCAAGGCCTTCCTCCACTGGTACACCGGCGAGGGCATGGACGAGATGGAGTTCACCGAGGCGGAGAGCAACATGAACGACCTGGTCTCCGAGTACCAGCAGTACCAGGACGCCACggctgaggaggagggagagtttGAGCAAGACGTGGAAGAGGATGCCTAA
- the LOC141753864 gene encoding flotillin-1 isoform X1, with amino-acid sequence MFYTCGPNEAMVVSGFCRSPPLMIPGGRVFVVPCIQQIQRISLNTLTLNVKSDKVYTRHGVPISVTGIAQMKIQGQNKQMLAAACQMFMGKSESEIAHIALETLEGHQRAIIAHLTVEEIYKDRKKFSEQVFKVASSDLVNMGISVVSYTLKDVHDDQDYLHSLGKARTAQVQKDARIGEAKNKRDAVIREAHAMQEKVSAQYKNEIDMAKAQRDYELKKAAYDIEVNTKKAESEMAYQLQVAKTKQRIEEEKMQIQVVERTQLITLQEQEITRREKELEAKVKKPAEAERYRLEKLAEAQRLKLIMEAEADAESIRVKGEAEAFAVEAKGRAEAEQMAKKAEAFEQYKDGAMVDMLLEKLPLMAEEISKPLCEANKVTMVSSGGGEVGAAKLSGEVLDIMVRLPAAVEKLTGVNISQVTSRTG; translated from the exons ATGTTCTACACCTGTGGTCCCAACGAGGCTATGGTGGTGTCAG GGTTTTGTCGTTCTCCTCCGCTGATGATACCCGGAGGCCGAGTGTTCGTCGTCCCGTGCATCCAGCAGATACAGAG GATCTCCCTGAACACTCTGACCCTGAATGTGAAGAGCGATAAAGTCTACACCCGCCACGGAGTGCCCATCTCTGTCACCGGGATAGCCCAG ATGAAGATCCAGGGTCAGAATAAACAGATGCTGGCGGCAGCCTGCCAGATGTTCATGGGGAAGTCAGAGTCCGAGATCGCTCACATCGCCTTGGAGACGCTGGAGGGACACCAGCGGGCCATCATCGCCCACCTCACTGTTGAG GAGATCTACAAGGACCGAAAGAAGTTCTCAGAGCAGGTTTTTAAGGTGGCCTCCTCTGACCTGGTCAACATGGGCATCAGCGTGGTCAGCTACACGCTCAAAGATGTTCACGACGACCAG GATTATCTGCATTCTCTGGGGAAGGCTCGGACGGCCCAGGTTCAGAAAGACGCTCGCATTGGAGAGGCCAAGAACAAAAGAGATGCTGTGATCAGG GAGGCCCATGCCATGCAGGAGAAAGTCTCGGCTCAGTACAAGAACGAGATCGACATGGCGAAGGCCCAGAGGGACTACGAGCTGAAGAAGGCAGCCTACGACATCGAGGTCAACACTAAGAAGGCTGAGTCTGAGATGGCCTACCAGCTGCAG GTAGCGAAGACGAAGCAACGCATCGAGGAGGAGAAGATGCAGATCCAGGTGGTCGAGCGGACGCAGCTGATCACGCTGCAGGAGCAGGAGATCACCCGCAGGGAGAAGGAGCTGGAGGCCAAGGTGAAGAAACCTGCAGAGGCTGAGAGGTACCGCCTGGAGAAACTGGCTGAGGCTCAGCG TCTGAAGTTGATCATGGAGGCGGAGGCCGATGCCGAGTCCATCAGG GTGAAAGGTGAGGCTGAGGCGTTTGCTGTGGAGGCCAAGGGTCGCGCTGAGGCAGAGCAGATGGCGAAGAAGGCGGAGGCCTTCGAGCAGTACAAGGATGGAGCCATGGTGGACATGCTGCTGGAGAAACTGCCTCTG ATGGCAGAAGAGATCAGCAAGCCTCTGTGTGAAGCCAACAAGGTGACCATGGTGTCCAGCGGAGGCGGGGAGGTGGGCGCAGCCAAACTGTCAGGAGAGGTGCTGGACATCATGGTCCGCCTCCCCGCGGCTGTGGAGAAACTGACCGGAGTCAACATCTCCCAG GTGACCTCTCGTACAGGCTGA
- the LOC141753864 gene encoding flotillin-1 isoform X2, whose translation MKIQGQNKQMLAAACQMFMGKSESEIAHIALETLEGHQRAIIAHLTVEEIYKDRKKFSEQVFKVASSDLVNMGISVVSYTLKDVHDDQDYLHSLGKARTAQVQKDARIGEAKNKRDAVIREAHAMQEKVSAQYKNEIDMAKAQRDYELKKAAYDIEVNTKKAESEMAYQLQVAKTKQRIEEEKMQIQVVERTQLITLQEQEITRREKELEAKVKKPAEAERYRLEKLAEAQRLKLIMEAEADAESIRVKGEAEAFAVEAKGRAEAEQMAKKAEAFEQYKDGAMVDMLLEKLPLMAEEISKPLCEANKVTMVSSGGGEVGAAKLSGEVLDIMVRLPAAVEKLTGVNISQVTSRTG comes from the exons ATGAAGATCCAGGGTCAGAATAAACAGATGCTGGCGGCAGCCTGCCAGATGTTCATGGGGAAGTCAGAGTCCGAGATCGCTCACATCGCCTTGGAGACGCTGGAGGGACACCAGCGGGCCATCATCGCCCACCTCACTGTTGAG GAGATCTACAAGGACCGAAAGAAGTTCTCAGAGCAGGTTTTTAAGGTGGCCTCCTCTGACCTGGTCAACATGGGCATCAGCGTGGTCAGCTACACGCTCAAAGATGTTCACGACGACCAG GATTATCTGCATTCTCTGGGGAAGGCTCGGACGGCCCAGGTTCAGAAAGACGCTCGCATTGGAGAGGCCAAGAACAAAAGAGATGCTGTGATCAGG GAGGCCCATGCCATGCAGGAGAAAGTCTCGGCTCAGTACAAGAACGAGATCGACATGGCGAAGGCCCAGAGGGACTACGAGCTGAAGAAGGCAGCCTACGACATCGAGGTCAACACTAAGAAGGCTGAGTCTGAGATGGCCTACCAGCTGCAG GTAGCGAAGACGAAGCAACGCATCGAGGAGGAGAAGATGCAGATCCAGGTGGTCGAGCGGACGCAGCTGATCACGCTGCAGGAGCAGGAGATCACCCGCAGGGAGAAGGAGCTGGAGGCCAAGGTGAAGAAACCTGCAGAGGCTGAGAGGTACCGCCTGGAGAAACTGGCTGAGGCTCAGCG TCTGAAGTTGATCATGGAGGCGGAGGCCGATGCCGAGTCCATCAGG GTGAAAGGTGAGGCTGAGGCGTTTGCTGTGGAGGCCAAGGGTCGCGCTGAGGCAGAGCAGATGGCGAAGAAGGCGGAGGCCTTCGAGCAGTACAAGGATGGAGCCATGGTGGACATGCTGCTGGAGAAACTGCCTCTG ATGGCAGAAGAGATCAGCAAGCCTCTGTGTGAAGCCAACAAGGTGACCATGGTGTCCAGCGGAGGCGGGGAGGTGGGCGCAGCCAAACTGTCAGGAGAGGTGCTGGACATCATGGTCCGCCTCCCCGCGGCTGTGGAGAAACTGACCGGAGTCAACATCTCCCAG GTGACCTCTCGTACAGGCTGA